In the genome of Primulina eburnea isolate SZY01 chromosome 13, ASM2296580v1, whole genome shotgun sequence, the window GAACTTGAAACTGACTAATGCTTAAATATCCAAGATTGAAATCTGCATAAAATTTGTTGTTTTGAGCAATATTGTTCAGTTGTCTCTTTATCACTGTTTGACACATTCAAACTcaagtgggtctcatgtgagaccgtctcacggatactaatctgtgaaacgggtcaagcctacccatattcacaataaaaagtaatactcttagcataaaaaattacgttttttcatggatgacccaaataagagatccgtctcacaaattcgatccgtgagaccgtctcacacaagttttatgccctaaaaaaatttcaaatccgtgtgagaccgtctcacacctTCCTGTATATTCCATCGGCTGCTAATCTTCTTacgattaatttaattaatgggcTTGGTCTTGGGCTTGCACAATATTATTGGGTTACACGATTTTAGCCCAAATACAtatagaaatattttatttgatttttggcTTCTATTTTAGTGAACTTTGTCTGTCTATATTCAAATTACATTGAGAATTTGCTTTTTCATATTTTAGCACAAATAAACggaaaatcgaaaaaaaaaaattggttattTTTACAAATTTAGTAATTCTATAActtgtttttaatttatgatattatacttataATAATTCTAGTCCACAATCAAATAAAATGTTCACCTAACTTCTATCGAGTGTCAATTACTAATTTTTTCCAAACCAAACCGAAATGCATTGTTTGATCATAAATAAtcaattatttgatttgatatgaaatttGGTAAAACAGATAAAATATGATATATCTACAATCGAACCACTCCTTAGTTAAACACCCCTAATACATAGCGTTTATTTATGGGGACATTTCcagaaggcaaaaacttgtgttagacggtctcacgggtcgtatttatgagacggatatcttatttgggttatccatgaaaaagtattactttttatgctaagagtattactttttattgtgaatatgggtagagttaaCACGTCTCACGGATTagtatctgtgagacgatctcacataagACCCACTCTTTCCAGAATTGTTAGTTTGACTATAAAATAGAAATAAATTCTGCTACACTATTTTTcttcttgaattttatttatGAATTAAAAGATCTTAGAAAAAGGGAGATCTAAAAAACTAACCATATGATTCTAAGAATTGCCAATTTATCTAATACATTTTGACACTATTTCCCAAACATCGTATAATTTTGGTTTTGGAAAAAAACATAAGCAACTTCAATGATCGAAATTCAGTCTTGTCTTTCATCTGCATGCATGAAACATGAAATATCATtatggacttaatagataacaaTCTTCTCACCAGAAACCTgttcttaaattttttaaaatctcgACTTCACGAGGACGAGGACTGCGATGATAGCAAGGAGGAACGTTCACCGTGTCATTTCACAATTCATTATCGATTATATCACGCATCATCTGTATCGGGAGGAGCCCTTCTGTTCTAATAGCGTCTTTATTTGGATCCGGACTCAGAAAATACAGTGTTGGTAATCCTCGAACCTGCAACACATTATATTGTTTTCTTATTCTATACTTTCTTCGTGATCTCAGTTTATGAAGACAAACTATTCAGCTATGTTCTTCCTGAAGAAGCTATGCTATATAACCACACGTTCAAACGGATAATTCATAAGAACAAACGtaattgataaataaaagaCGGCACACCTTCAGGAATTTCAGCTGAACGATTGAAGAGTAAGTCATTTTCTAACAATATACTTTGATAAATGGACAAACTTATGCAGTTAAGAAAAACTCATTACATATAGTAAGTAGAGTACCTGCATGTCACGTGCAAATTCATATTCGTCGTCTGTATCAACCTTTACGATTAATGCGTTGTTTTCATATTCAACTGCAAGCTGACGTACACGAATTGACAGCAAAATCAACTGAAGATCTCAAGCATCATTATCAAGAATATAAACATGTTTAATATGCCGTTCTCAAAACTAGCAGCCTGAAAGTTGGCAATTTTACTCTCTCTGGGCATTGCAGTAACAACATGGGACAATTGCTTTTTCTccacagttttttttttattttagtctaaaaataaatgcataaaCCATTGATTGAGTCAGGTCCACATGAGGTTTCTGGAGAAATAAAAAGTaaatttatctattttttttttattcgagTCTCAAAAACCATGCATAAGCCATTGATTGAGTCAGGTCCACATGAGGTTTCTTGagaattaaaaagtaaatttatTAACCCAAAACGAATTCAATATAGTGTGGATATATAACTGTCCACGTTAAGAAAAGGTCAACACATCGACGAGAAACAACGAGAAAACACAATAACTAAATGCACAAGAAATTCTGGTCATGGTCGAAAATTTGAACTTCCATAAGTTATGAAGATCAAACTGGTCTGAATTTTCCATGTACAGCAGCCAAATACTCATATCTGCTCTACAATATGGATTGCTTATGCAAGGGTGTTTCACTCCTTATTTAGCAAACACAATGACATGGCTAGAATGCAAGGGGCTATCAAAGTAATATACACAACCAAGTAATCACGTGGGAGAGAGCATGTTATGTGAGCGGGATAAGGATCGAGTTATGAGCCGATGGACACAAGTGTAGAGTGTTGTTTATTCTTGTTCTTGGCTGTTTCCTTCCGTATCTACCTATTTTGAACGAGCGTTTGAGGCTCGATTGAGAGAACCTCACAATCTCCACAATAatgagaaaataaataaaatttaacagCTTGCTTCTTTATTTCAATGAAAGAGTTACTTAAACATCAAGTATGAATTTTGAAAGATACAACTATCTAGCTAATGGATTGCCCCCACATGGGATAAacctttttattaaaattgaaaCTAACGGATTACCTACATGGGATAAACTCCCATGACTCTAATTGACTAAGCAACAGCTCGAAATTTCCCAAGTGTGAATTTTCGGTATTTGATATATGATGTTGTTGGTTTTGGACCGCATCACCGTGCACTCACTATGCGCTGGATCGTTCATGACAGAGCATGAGATAATGTTGGAAGTTTATAAACGATTTCCAACAAGTTCTTGAACAAGCCAGATCTGAGCTGAAGTTGTGGTGCTTTAATTAATTGCATTGCGTTTGGAACTATTGGCTTACTGAACCAAGTTTGTCTGGCATCAAGATTTTATGAACTTAAAGGTGCCCTAAACTTGCCTTCTATAAAACAAACCGAACTCCGACAAgctataaacaaatcaaaccCAACCCAGAAAAAAAAgaaaccaagaataaacaagCACTTGTTCCTTGGCTTGCCGTGCTAGTTACACAAATTATTTCAAAGCAAAAGAAAAGATAATCAGGTGACAGTCTTAATAATTATAATTGATATTATTCTCCTGTTTCTCCATAGGCAAATTTACTCCACCGAAAATAGCATGATAAGCAACCACACCAGTGCTCCAAAGTCACAATGTTTCATTACTCGTAGATTATTAAACAACCAGTTCTGTAGAAATAAGTTCCATACGATAAGATGCAACATGAGATTATGTCAAACTTTTAAGAGAGATTCATTAATCTACGATCCAGATTCATGAACAGCGTTATTTCTAATTCAAGTATGGAACCACTTACTTCAAGCAAAAGAAATTTAGAATCTAAGAAACATGTGTAGCCTTAGAAAATGACTCTTTCCGACTAATTAAACCAACTCTTTACACATTACAcacggaaaaaaaaaacataatgaAACATAATTCAAGATAAAATTGTTTGCTCATATCAAGTAGAACCAAAGCATACCATTTCCAGTTCTTGAGCCATCAAAATACAAGGACCACACCATGTGGCATAAAAATCGATGATAAGTGGCACTTTTCTCTCCCCCTTCACCAGCTCTTGAAGATCATCTGCGGATATCtttttctggaaaaaaaaatcaaaatattcatATAAGACAAACAcgaaaaataatgataatatttGATGTGGGAAATTGCCACTTCAATGAACCTGGCACCTCTAGTGAAAACTAAAAACAAAGGGATTAAAGATTTACTCGACCCAAAATCAAAGggattaaaaattatatttttagattAGGCTTGGTaactgaaaagaaaagaaaaataaaattgattttaGTGGCATCTTGAAAGTCTTTTAGTGGCATCTTGAAAGTCTTTTATATtggatacaaaaaaaaaaaaaaaggcaaaaacttgtgtgagacggtctcacgggttgtattttgtgagacggatctttatttggataatccatggaaaagtattactttttatactaagagtattattttttattgtgaatataggtagggatgacccgtctcacagattgtgatccgtgaaacgatctcacatgagacctactcaaagaAAAATCTAGCAAAATCGCACTAGAAAGcatttatttatgttcaaaaaaaattaaaaactccGAGATAAATCCACCATCTTTTTCTGCACTCCATTCTCCACAACAACATAATTCACTCCGCCCAACAGCcagtaataaatttttttaaaaaaagagcaAAAAACACAAAATCCCAGAACCAAAAAAGTAAAAATGGAAACTTTACATTGAAGaagttaaaaattcaaataaaaacgAAATCCCATATCAAGAAAAAAACGAAATGAAAAGGTGTAGATAGATACCACAAGATAGTCATCACTGATATATTTCCCAGCAGGGGGTTTACATAACAGCCTTCTTGAAAATGTTAGAGAAGAGGGTCTGTCCCTAACGTTGGGATAGAAAAACAGAGTACTGTTCGGTCGACGGGTATTGAAGGAGAGGGGGAGAGATGGAGGTGAAGTGTGGAATGAGAAGATGGCAGCTTGCATTATATTGGAGCAACGAAGGAGACGAGTGTGAGATTTTGCTCGGATAGGTGGAGCCGTGGAGGTT includes:
- the LOC140810567 gene encoding thioredoxin-like protein CITRX2, chloroplastic; its protein translation is MQAAIFSFHTSPPSLPLSFNTRRPNSTLFFYPNVRDRPSSLTFSRRLLCKPPAGKYISDDYLVKKISADDLQELVKGERKVPLIIDFYATWCGPCILMAQELEMLAVEYENNALIVKVDTDDEYEFARDMQVRGLPTLYFLSPDPNKDAIRTEGLLPIQMMRDIIDNEL